Proteins encoded together in one Mycolicibacter minnesotensis window:
- a CDS encoding TetR/AcrR family transcriptional regulator: MVNVVSAVPERPYRGVQAADRLAERRERLLEAGLDLLGARELIELTVRGICHRAGVASRYFYESFADKDEFVAAVFDRVVGDLAASTQAAMAAVPYAEQTRAGMARLVAAIAGDARVGRMLFSTQLTNALLVRKRAESSALFAMLSGRHVQNVLRVPGNDRIKAVAHFVVGGVAQTISAWLAGDVRLAPEQLVDQLTSLLGKLDDPALFRG; the protein is encoded by the coding sequence ATGGTGAACGTGGTTTCCGCCGTACCCGAGCGCCCCTACCGCGGGGTGCAAGCAGCCGACCGGCTCGCCGAGCGCCGGGAGCGCCTGCTGGAGGCCGGTCTGGACCTGCTGGGTGCCCGCGAATTGATCGAGCTGACCGTCCGCGGGATCTGCCACCGGGCCGGCGTGGCCTCCCGGTACTTCTATGAGAGCTTCGCCGACAAGGACGAGTTCGTGGCCGCAGTCTTCGACCGGGTGGTCGGCGACCTGGCGGCCAGCACCCAGGCCGCTATGGCGGCAGTGCCCTATGCCGAGCAGACCCGGGCGGGGATGGCCCGCCTGGTGGCGGCCATCGCCGGTGACGCCCGGGTCGGCAGGATGCTGTTCAGCACGCAGCTGACCAATGCACTGTTGGTGCGCAAGCGCGCGGAGTCCAGCGCGCTGTTCGCGATGTTGTCCGGGCGACATGTGCAAAACGTCCTGCGAGTGCCGGGCAATGACCGGATCAAGGCGGTGGCCCATTTCGTGGTCGGTGGGGTGGCCCAGACCATCAGCGCCTGGTTGGCCGGCGACGTGCGACTTGCGCCGGAGCAACTGGTGGACCAGCTGACCTCCTTGCTGGGCAAACTTGACGACCCGGCCCTGTTCCGCGGCTAG
- a CDS encoding enoyl-CoA hydratase family protein, which translates to MDTLVTYTGPEHTGDGSARLTLDSPHNRNALSSKLVAQLHAGLRDAAADPDVRVVVLSHTGNTFCAGADLSEATGGDPNDLAADRARELAALLRAIVESPRPVIAAVDGHVRAGGMGLVGACDLAVAGPASTFALTEARIGVAPSIISLTLLPKLSPRAAARYYLTGEKFGAAEAAAIGLITLAVENTADVDAAVATLVGDMRLGSPQGLAASKALTTAAVLAGFDRDAEPLSVASARMFVSDEAREGMLAFLQKRRPRWAE; encoded by the coding sequence ATGGACACGCTGGTCACCTACACAGGGCCGGAGCACACCGGCGACGGCTCGGCCCGGTTGACGCTGGACTCGCCGCACAATCGCAACGCGCTGTCATCGAAGTTGGTCGCTCAACTGCATGCCGGTCTGCGCGACGCCGCGGCCGACCCGGACGTGCGGGTGGTGGTGTTGAGCCACACCGGCAACACGTTCTGCGCCGGGGCGGACCTCAGTGAGGCCACCGGCGGCGACCCCAACGATCTGGCCGCCGACCGGGCCCGCGAGCTGGCGGCCCTGCTGCGCGCGATTGTCGAGTCGCCGCGACCGGTGATCGCGGCGGTGGACGGCCACGTGCGGGCCGGCGGCATGGGCCTGGTGGGCGCCTGCGATCTCGCGGTCGCCGGCCCGGCCAGCACCTTCGCCCTCACCGAGGCCAGGATCGGGGTGGCGCCGTCGATCATCTCGCTGACCCTGCTGCCCAAGCTGTCCCCGAGGGCGGCGGCGCGGTACTACCTAACCGGTGAGAAGTTCGGCGCGGCCGAGGCCGCGGCCATCGGGTTGATCACGCTGGCCGTTGAGAACACAGCGGATGTCGACGCCGCGGTGGCCACGCTGGTCGGTGACATGCGGCTCGGGTCTCCGCAGGGCCTGGCAGCGTCCAAGGCGCTGACCACCGCGGCGGTGCTGGCCGGCTTCGATCGGGACGCGGAGCCGCTGAGCGTGGCTTCGGCGCGGATGTTCGTGTCCGACGAGGCCCGTGAAGGCATGCTCGCCTTCCTGCAGAAGCGCCGGCCCCGCTGGGCCGAGTAG
- a CDS encoding biotin carboxylase — protein MNAPAPRRVLRGLSDVRAFFHTNTTPLYFISPTPFNLLGIDRWVRNFFYLTYFDSFEGTHSRVFVPRRRDRLDFDSMGDVCNHLLSDPETLEFIGGRGPGGKACFVMMEEETQTLARQAGLEVMHPSVELRNRLGSKTIMTRLADAAGVPSVPHTMGRADSYDDLLALARDAGLGDDLVISIPYGNAGSGTFFVRSQSDWDQHAAELRSQQEFKVMKRIRNVEVCIEGAVTRHGTVIGPAMTSLVGYSELTPVRGAWCGNDIWRDVLPPDQTHTAREMVRTLGDILSREGYRGYFEVDLLHDLDSGELYLGEVNPRLSGASPMTNLTTEAYADMPLFLFHLLEFMDVEYELDIDAINARWECGYGEDEVWGQVIINETSPDVELFTATPRTGVWRIDDDGRVSFARSANDWATLLDGSEAFYMRVAAPGDLRSEGAQLGVLITRGHLQTADYRLTERCQRWVNGMRAKFVSTPLTPAAPICSRLVARA, from the coding sequence ATGAATGCACCCGCACCGCGTCGCGTGCTGCGCGGTCTGTCTGACGTACGCGCGTTTTTTCACACGAACACCACTCCGCTGTATTTCATCTCGCCCACGCCATTCAACCTGCTGGGTATCGACCGCTGGGTGCGCAACTTCTTCTACCTGACCTACTTCGACTCTTTCGAGGGCACGCATTCACGGGTCTTTGTGCCCCGGCGACGAGACCGCCTCGATTTCGATTCCATGGGCGATGTGTGCAACCACCTATTGTCGGATCCCGAGACGCTGGAGTTCATCGGGGGCAGGGGCCCCGGCGGCAAGGCCTGCTTCGTGATGATGGAAGAAGAGACGCAGACGCTCGCACGCCAGGCCGGCCTGGAGGTCATGCACCCCAGCGTGGAGCTGCGCAATCGACTGGGTTCGAAGACCATCATGACGCGGCTGGCCGATGCGGCCGGCGTGCCCAGTGTGCCGCACACGATGGGGCGAGCCGACTCCTACGACGACCTGCTGGCACTCGCGCGTGACGCTGGATTGGGAGACGACCTCGTTATCTCCATCCCGTATGGAAACGCCGGCAGCGGGACGTTCTTCGTGCGCAGCCAGTCCGATTGGGACCAGCACGCCGCAGAGCTGAGGTCGCAACAGGAATTCAAAGTCATGAAGCGCATCCGCAATGTCGAGGTGTGCATCGAAGGCGCGGTGACTCGCCACGGCACGGTGATCGGGCCCGCGATGACCAGTCTCGTCGGCTATTCGGAGCTGACTCCGGTTCGCGGCGCCTGGTGCGGCAATGACATCTGGCGCGACGTGCTCCCGCCGGATCAGACCCACACGGCGCGAGAAATGGTGCGCACACTGGGCGACATCCTGAGCAGGGAGGGCTACCGCGGCTATTTCGAGGTGGATCTGCTGCATGACCTGGACTCCGGTGAGCTTTATCTGGGCGAGGTCAACCCGCGGCTGTCCGGGGCGAGCCCGATGACGAATCTGACCACCGAGGCCTACGCGGACATGCCGCTGTTCCTGTTCCACCTGCTGGAGTTCATGGACGTGGAGTACGAGCTGGACATCGACGCGATCAACGCCCGCTGGGAGTGTGGCTACGGCGAGGACGAGGTCTGGGGCCAGGTGATCATCAACGAGACCTCGCCGGACGTCGAACTCTTCACCGCGACGCCGCGCACCGGGGTGTGGCGCATCGACGACGACGGCCGGGTGTCCTTCGCACGGTCCGCGAACGACTGGGCCACCCTGCTCGACGGGTCGGAGGCGTTCTACATGCGCGTCGCTGCACCCGGCGACCTACGCTCCGAGGGCGCCCAACTGGGTGTACTCATCACCCGCGGCCACCTGCAGACTGCCGACTATCGGCTGACCGAACGCTGTCAGCGCTGGGTCAACGGCATGCGCGCGAAGTTTGTCTCTACACCCCTGACACCGGCGGCACCGATATGCTCCCGGCTCGTCGCGCGAGCGTGA
- a CDS encoding acyl-CoA dehydrogenase family protein, whose product MSDTSFIENDERRALREAVAAMASKYGQDYYLEKARAGEHTDELWNEAGKLGFIGVNLPEEYGGGGAGMYELSLVMEEMSANGCALLMMVVSPAINGTIISKFGTDEQKQRWIPGIADGSLTMAFAITEPDAGSNSHKITTTARRDGSDWILKGQKTFISGIDQAQAVLVVGRSEDAKTGNLRPALFVIPTDTPGLSWTPIDMEIISPERQFQVFLDDVRLPADALVGSEDAAIAQLFAGLNPERIMGAASAVGMGRFAIGKAVDYVSTRQVWKTPIGAHQGLSHPLAQNHIEIQLAKLMMQKAATLYDAGDDFGAAEAANMAKYAAGEASTRAVDQAVQSLGGNGLTKEYGIAAAVTASRLARIAPVSREMILNFVAQTSLGLPRSY is encoded by the coding sequence ATGAGCGACACCAGCTTTATCGAGAACGACGAACGGCGCGCGCTGCGCGAGGCCGTCGCCGCGATGGCCTCGAAGTACGGCCAGGACTATTACCTGGAGAAGGCCCGTGCCGGCGAGCACACCGACGAGCTGTGGAACGAAGCCGGCAAACTCGGTTTCATCGGCGTCAACCTGCCCGAAGAGTACGGCGGCGGCGGCGCCGGCATGTACGAACTGTCGCTGGTCATGGAAGAGATGTCGGCCAACGGCTGCGCCCTGCTGATGATGGTGGTCTCCCCCGCCATCAACGGCACCATCATCTCCAAGTTCGGTACCGACGAGCAGAAGCAGCGCTGGATTCCCGGTATCGCCGACGGCTCGCTGACCATGGCGTTTGCCATCACCGAGCCCGACGCGGGATCGAACTCGCACAAGATCACCACCACCGCACGTCGCGACGGGTCCGACTGGATCCTCAAGGGCCAGAAGACCTTCATCTCCGGCATCGACCAGGCTCAGGCGGTGTTGGTGGTCGGCCGCAGCGAGGACGCCAAGACTGGAAATCTTCGCCCCGCGCTGTTCGTGATCCCCACCGACACCCCTGGTTTGAGCTGGACCCCGATCGACATGGAGATCATCAGCCCGGAGCGCCAGTTCCAGGTCTTCCTCGACGATGTTCGGCTGCCGGCCGACGCGCTGGTGGGTTCCGAGGACGCCGCGATCGCGCAGCTGTTCGCCGGACTCAACCCGGAGCGGATAATGGGCGCCGCCAGCGCGGTGGGCATGGGCCGCTTCGCGATCGGCAAGGCCGTCGACTACGTCAGCACCCGCCAGGTGTGGAAGACCCCGATCGGCGCGCACCAGGGCCTGTCTCATCCGCTGGCCCAGAACCACATCGAGATCCAGCTGGCCAAGCTGATGATGCAGAAGGCCGCGACACTCTATGACGCCGGCGACGACTTCGGCGCTGCCGAGGCGGCCAACATGGCCAAGTACGCGGCCGGTGAGGCGTCGACCCGCGCGGTCGATCAGGCCGTGCAGTCCCTCGGCGGCAACGGCCTGACCAAGGAGTACGGCATCGCCGCCGCGGTGACCGCGTCCCGGCTGGCACGGATCGCGCCGGTGAGCCGCGAGATGATCCTCAACTTCGTCGCGCAGACGTCGCTGGGCCTGCCCCGGTCGTACTGA
- a CDS encoding acetyl/propionyl/methylcrotonyl-CoA carboxylase subunit alpha → MISTVLVANRGEIARRVFATCRRLGLGTVAVYTDPDAGMPHVAEADAKVRLPETTSYLSAEAIIAAARAAGADAIHPGYGFLSENAGFAAAVQAAGLTWIGPPVAAVTSMGSKIESKKMMAAAGVPVLEELDPATVTAAQLPVLVKASSGGGGRGMRVVSELSSLASEVEAAQREAASAFGDPTVFCERYLPTGHHIEVQVMADQHGTVWAVGERECSIQRRHQKVIEEAPSPLVERTPGMRDKLFEAARLAAAAIGYTGAGTVEFLADEAGEFYFLEMNTRLQVEHPVTEETTGVDLVELQIAVADGARLDAEPPAARGHSIEVRLYAEDPAQGWQPQAGHVAALDVPGVATQFETLSRRTGVRLDSGIVGGSTVSIHYDPMLAKVISYAPTRRQAATVLAGALARTRLHGLRTNRDLLVNVLRHPAFLDGATDTAFFDTHGLAELSTPLADATTVHNSAIAAALADAAHNRSTAQAFGSIPGGWRNLASGFQSKGYLDDSGAEIGVEYRFTRTGLIVNGDVTLISSTPDQVVLADAAGVARTFTVARYGADIYVDSPSGGVHLVALPRFGDPESAVAQGSLLAPMPGNVIRLGAAVGDQVSAGQPLIWLEAMKMEHTITAPSDGVLTQLDVKPGDQVEVGAVLARVEKPETASEAEGDS, encoded by the coding sequence ATGATCAGCACTGTTTTGGTGGCCAACCGCGGCGAGATCGCCCGCCGGGTCTTCGCCACCTGCCGCCGGCTGGGCCTGGGCACGGTCGCGGTCTACACCGACCCCGACGCCGGCATGCCGCACGTCGCCGAAGCAGACGCAAAGGTGCGTCTGCCGGAGACCACCAGCTACCTGTCCGCCGAGGCGATCATCGCCGCGGCCCGCGCCGCCGGCGCCGACGCCATCCATCCGGGCTACGGATTCCTCTCCGAGAACGCCGGCTTCGCCGCCGCCGTGCAGGCAGCCGGCCTGACCTGGATCGGGCCGCCGGTGGCCGCGGTCACCTCGATGGGCTCCAAGATCGAATCCAAGAAGATGATGGCCGCCGCCGGCGTACCGGTTCTCGAGGAGCTCGACCCGGCTACCGTCACCGCCGCTCAACTACCGGTGCTGGTGAAAGCCTCCTCGGGTGGCGGCGGCCGCGGCATGCGGGTGGTCAGCGAATTATCTTCCTTGGCAAGCGAAGTGGAAGCCGCCCAGCGTGAGGCGGCCTCGGCCTTCGGTGACCCGACGGTGTTCTGCGAGCGCTATCTGCCTACCGGGCACCACATCGAGGTGCAGGTGATGGCCGATCAGCACGGCACGGTGTGGGCGGTCGGTGAGCGCGAGTGCTCGATTCAGCGCCGCCACCAGAAGGTCATCGAGGAGGCGCCGTCGCCGCTGGTGGAGCGCACCCCCGGGATGCGCGACAAGCTGTTTGAAGCCGCCCGACTGGCGGCTGCCGCCATCGGCTACACCGGCGCGGGAACCGTGGAGTTCCTGGCCGACGAGGCCGGCGAGTTCTACTTCCTGGAGATGAACACCCGGCTCCAGGTCGAGCACCCGGTCACCGAGGAGACCACCGGCGTGGACCTGGTGGAACTGCAGATCGCAGTGGCCGACGGGGCCCGGCTCGACGCCGAGCCGCCGGCCGCGCGCGGGCACTCGATCGAGGTGCGCCTCTACGCGGAGGACCCCGCGCAGGGCTGGCAACCGCAGGCCGGGCACGTGGCTGCTCTCGACGTACCGGGCGTGGCGACGCAGTTCGAGACGCTGTCCCGGCGCACCGGGGTCCGGCTGGATTCCGGCATCGTCGGCGGGTCGACGGTGTCCATTCACTACGATCCGATGCTGGCCAAGGTGATCAGCTACGCACCGACGCGCCGACAGGCCGCGACGGTGCTGGCCGGCGCATTGGCACGCACCCGGCTGCACGGGCTGCGCACCAACCGTGACCTGCTGGTCAATGTGTTGCGCCATCCAGCCTTCCTCGACGGCGCCACCGACACGGCGTTCTTCGACACCCACGGCCTGGCGGAGTTGTCGACGCCGCTGGCCGACGCCACGACGGTGCACAACAGCGCTATCGCGGCCGCCCTTGCCGACGCCGCGCACAACCGGTCCACCGCCCAGGCCTTCGGTTCCATCCCCGGCGGATGGCGCAACCTGGCTTCGGGTTTCCAGTCCAAGGGTTACCTCGACGACTCGGGCGCCGAGATTGGCGTCGAATACCGTTTCACCCGAACGGGATTGATCGTCAACGGTGACGTCACACTGATCTCGTCCACACCGGATCAGGTGGTGCTGGCCGACGCGGCCGGCGTGGCCCGCACCTTCACCGTCGCCCGGTACGGTGCCGACATCTACGTCGACTCCCCATCCGGTGGCGTCCACCTGGTGGCGTTGCCCCGGTTCGGAGACCCCGAATCGGCGGTCGCACAGGGTTCACTGTTGGCACCCATGCCCGGCAACGTGATTCGGCTGGGCGCAGCCGTCGGCGACCAGGTGAGCGCAGGCCAGCCGCTGATCTGGCTGGAAGCCATGAAGATGGAGCACACCATCACCGCGCCGTCTGATGGGGTACTGACCCAGCTCGACGTCAAGCCCGGCGACCAGGTTGAGGTCGGCGCCGTGTTGGCGCGGGTCGAAAAGCCTGAAACAGCATCCGAAGCAGAAGGAGATTCCTAA
- a CDS encoding DUF1707 SHOCT-like domain-containing protein, translated as MGNSTRRADDTEGTPSRAADTDRIQLAQLLGDAVAHGQLPMSEYEARLAKAYAAQTYDELDGLRADLPGSSVCPHRGGDCKPAPSTLLLAIMSSFERRGRWNVPKRLTTFSLWGGGVIDLRYADFTSPDVEINAYSIMGGQTILLPPEVNVDIHGYGVMGGFDQQVEGAGTPGAPTVKVRGFSLWGGVGIRRKNRKPRG; from the coding sequence ATGGGGAACTCAACCCGGCGTGCCGACGACACCGAAGGCACCCCGTCGCGCGCCGCGGACACCGACCGGATCCAGTTGGCGCAGCTGCTTGGCGACGCCGTCGCACACGGTCAACTCCCGATGAGCGAATACGAGGCACGGCTCGCGAAGGCCTACGCAGCGCAGACCTACGACGAGCTCGACGGCCTTCGGGCCGACCTGCCGGGGTCCTCGGTCTGCCCGCACCGCGGCGGGGACTGTAAACCGGCGCCGTCCACCCTGCTGCTGGCGATCATGAGCTCCTTCGAGCGGCGCGGCCGATGGAACGTCCCCAAAAGACTGACCACGTTCTCGCTGTGGGGCGGCGGGGTCATCGATCTGCGCTACGCCGACTTCACCTCACCGGATGTGGAGATCAACGCCTACTCGATCATGGGCGGGCAGACCATCCTGCTGCCGCCCGAGGTCAATGTCGATATCCACGGCTACGGCGTGATGGGTGGCTTCGACCAGCAGGTCGAGGGCGCGGGGACCCCGGGCGCTCCCACGGTCAAGGTGCGCGGATTCTCACTGTGGGGCGGCGTCGGAATCAGGCGTAAGAACCGCAAACCCCGCGGCTGA
- a CDS encoding acyl-CoA dehydrogenase family protein, whose translation MSIWTTSERLALRKTVRGFVEREILPHVDEWERSGELPRELHHKAAEIGLLGAGFPEEVGGSGGDGADAVIVCEEMHQAGAPGGVFASLFTCGIAVPHMIASGDARLIEEFVRPTLAGEKIGSLAITEPGGGSDVGHLRTTARLDGDHYVVNGSKTFITSAVRGDYVVTAVRTGGPGAAGVSLLVVEKGTPGFEVSRKLEKMGWRSSDTAELSYVDARVPVANLVGAENTGFAQIAGAFVSERVGLAAQAYSSAQRCLDLTLAWCRDRETFGRPLISRQAVQNTLAEMARRIDVARVYTRHVVERQLAGESFLISEVCFAKNTAVEAGEWVANQAVQLFGGMGYMAESEVERQYRDMRIVGIGGGTTEILTSLAAKTLGYQS comes from the coding sequence GTGAGTATCTGGACCACCAGCGAGCGCCTGGCGCTCCGCAAGACTGTTCGGGGCTTTGTCGAACGCGAGATCCTGCCGCACGTCGACGAGTGGGAACGCTCGGGCGAACTACCCCGCGAACTGCACCACAAGGCCGCAGAGATAGGCCTGCTGGGTGCGGGCTTCCCCGAAGAGGTGGGCGGCAGCGGCGGCGACGGCGCCGACGCGGTGATCGTCTGCGAGGAGATGCATCAGGCCGGCGCACCGGGCGGGGTGTTCGCCTCGCTGTTCACCTGCGGTATCGCCGTACCGCACATGATCGCCTCGGGTGATGCTCGGCTGATCGAGGAGTTTGTCCGGCCCACGCTGGCCGGCGAGAAGATCGGTTCGCTGGCCATCACCGAGCCCGGCGGCGGCTCGGATGTGGGGCACCTGCGCACCACGGCACGCCTGGACGGGGACCACTACGTGGTCAACGGCTCCAAGACCTTCATCACGTCCGCGGTGCGCGGTGATTATGTCGTCACCGCGGTGCGCACCGGCGGGCCGGGGGCGGCCGGGGTGTCGCTGCTGGTGGTCGAGAAGGGCACACCGGGCTTCGAGGTGAGTCGCAAGCTGGAAAAGATGGGGTGGCGCTCTTCGGACACCGCCGAGCTGTCCTACGTCGACGCCCGGGTTCCGGTGGCGAACCTGGTCGGTGCCGAGAACACCGGTTTCGCCCAGATCGCCGGGGCCTTCGTCTCCGAGCGGGTCGGACTGGCCGCCCAGGCCTACTCCAGTGCGCAGCGCTGCCTGGACCTGACCCTGGCGTGGTGCCGGGACCGCGAAACGTTCGGGCGGCCGTTGATCTCGCGGCAGGCGGTGCAGAACACGCTGGCCGAGATGGCCCGACGCATCGACGTGGCCCGGGTCTACACCCGCCACGTGGTCGAGCGTCAGCTAGCCGGCGAATCCTTCCTGATCTCCGAGGTGTGCTTCGCCAAGAACACCGCGGTTGAGGCGGGTGAATGGGTGGCCAACCAGGCGGTGCAGCTGTTCGGCGGTATGGGTTATATGGCCGAATCCGAGGTGGAGCGTCAGTATCGGGACATGCGCATCGTCGGCATCGGCGGAGGAACCACCGAGATTCTGACGTCACTGGCCGCCAAGACCCTGGGATACCAATCATGA
- a CDS encoding acyl-CoA carboxylase subunit beta: MTTLKSTLDPTSPAYTEAASALNDKLAEIDAEHAKALAGGGPKYVERHHARGKLTARERIEALVDADSPFLELCPLAAWGSAFHVGASVVTGIGAVEGVECMIIANDPTIKGGTSNPWTLRKILRANKIALENRLPLISLVESGGADLPTQKEVFIPGGQMFRDLTRLSAAGIPTIALVFGNSTAGGAYVPGMSDHVVMIKERSKVFLAGPPLVKMATGEESDDESLGGAEMHSRTSGLGDYLANDELDAVRIGRRIVARLNWTKKGPKPAPVTAPLFDSEELIGIVPADLRIPFDPREVIARIVDGSDFDEFKPLYGSSLVTGWARLHGYPIGILANARGVLFSEESQKATQFIQLANRSDTPLLFLHNTTGYMVGKDYEEGGMIKHGSMMINAVSNSKVPHISLLLGASYGAGHYGMCGRAYDPRFLFAWPSAKSSVMGGAQLAGVLSIVNRAATEARGQQVDEQADAAMRAMVEGQIEAESLPMVLSGMLYDDGVIDPRDTRTVLGMCLSAIASGPIEGTSNFGVFRM, from the coding sequence ATGACCACGCTCAAATCCACTCTCGATCCGACGTCCCCCGCCTACACCGAGGCGGCGTCGGCGCTGAACGACAAGCTCGCCGAGATCGACGCCGAGCACGCCAAGGCGCTCGCCGGCGGCGGACCCAAGTACGTCGAGCGCCACCACGCCCGCGGCAAGCTCACCGCCCGGGAGCGCATCGAAGCTCTGGTCGACGCCGATTCACCCTTCCTGGAGCTGTGCCCGCTGGCGGCCTGGGGCAGCGCCTTTCACGTCGGAGCCAGCGTAGTCACCGGGATCGGCGCGGTCGAAGGCGTGGAGTGCATGATCATCGCCAATGACCCGACCATCAAAGGCGGCACGTCCAACCCATGGACGCTGCGCAAGATCCTGCGGGCCAACAAGATCGCGTTGGAGAATCGGCTACCGCTGATCTCTCTGGTGGAATCCGGTGGAGCAGACCTGCCCACCCAGAAGGAAGTCTTCATCCCCGGCGGTCAGATGTTCCGCGACCTGACTCGCCTGTCGGCCGCGGGTATCCCGACCATCGCGCTGGTGTTCGGCAACTCCACCGCGGGCGGGGCCTACGTGCCGGGCATGTCCGATCACGTGGTGATGATCAAAGAGCGGTCCAAGGTATTCCTGGCCGGGCCTCCGTTGGTGAAGATGGCCACCGGCGAGGAGTCCGACGACGAGTCGCTCGGTGGCGCCGAGATGCACTCGCGCACGTCAGGTCTGGGCGATTACCTGGCCAATGACGAGCTCGACGCGGTGCGGATCGGCCGGCGGATCGTGGCCCGGCTGAACTGGACCAAGAAGGGCCCCAAGCCCGCGCCGGTGACCGCGCCGTTGTTCGACTCCGAAGAGCTGATCGGCATCGTGCCCGCCGACCTGCGCATTCCGTTCGATCCGCGCGAGGTGATCGCCCGGATCGTCGACGGTTCCGATTTCGACGAGTTCAAGCCGCTCTACGGGTCGTCCTTGGTGACGGGCTGGGCCCGGCTGCACGGTTATCCGATCGGCATCCTGGCCAACGCGCGCGGCGTGCTGTTCAGCGAGGAATCCCAGAAGGCCACCCAGTTCATCCAGTTGGCCAACCGCTCCGATACGCCACTGTTGTTCCTGCACAACACCACCGGCTACATGGTGGGCAAGGACTACGAGGAAGGCGGCATGATCAAGCACGGGTCGATGATGATCAACGCGGTGTCCAACTCGAAGGTGCCGCACATCTCACTGCTGCTCGGCGCGTCCTATGGCGCCGGGCACTACGGCATGTGTGGGCGCGCCTACGATCCCCGTTTTCTGTTCGCCTGGCCGTCCGCCAAGTCCTCGGTGATGGGTGGGGCCCAGCTCGCGGGCGTGCTGTCGATCGTGAACCGGGCGGCCACCGAGGCCCGCGGGCAGCAGGTCGACGAGCAGGCCGACGCCGCCATGCGCGCCATGGTCGAAGGACAGATCGAAGCCGAGTCGCTGCCGATGGTGCTGTCGGGGATGCTCTACGACGACGGTGTCATCGATCCCCGCGACACCCGCACCGTCTTGGGAATGTGTTTGTCCGCCATAGCCAGTGGCCCAATCGAGGGGACGTCGAACTTCGGCGTCTTCCGGATGTGA
- a CDS encoding serine hydrolase domain-containing protein, whose amino-acid sequence MLPARRASVRNSVPEGISLDNWLSEPYAQWSFQHVHDFVATAVISRGTGPVAQLPAAGTELAAIPVTASDGTPTTVGAIMATTATDGWAIAHHGALAAEEYFGTLRPPTPHLLFSVSKSMVAAVVGALHGAGAIDLEAQVTAYVPALAHSGYAGATVRHLLDMRSGIAFSDNYLHPTAEVHALDAAMGWATGKGDGPVTLRDFLLTLRKKSAHGGPFEYRSCETDVLGWICEVAAGQRMPQLMAELLWGPIGARCDATIGVDAAGTGFFDGGISACLTDLIRFGSVFLSDGVSLTGRQVVPAAWIADTLDGGPDSRQAFAAGPDDTGMPGGMYRNQVWFPYPGSNVVLCQGMCGQLIYIDRAAAMVGAKLSTQSYAADSRMMSDTLRAFAAIASALDG is encoded by the coding sequence ATGCTCCCGGCTCGTCGCGCGAGCGTGAGAAACTCAGTCCCAGAAGGGATCTCACTGGACAACTGGCTCTCGGAGCCGTACGCGCAATGGTCTTTTCAGCATGTCCACGATTTTGTGGCCACCGCGGTGATCTCGCGGGGCACCGGTCCCGTCGCGCAGTTGCCCGCTGCCGGCACCGAGTTGGCCGCGATTCCGGTGACCGCCTCCGACGGAACCCCCACCACGGTGGGCGCGATCATGGCCACCACCGCCACTGACGGGTGGGCCATCGCCCACCACGGTGCGCTGGCGGCCGAGGAGTACTTCGGCACACTCAGGCCACCGACCCCGCATCTGCTGTTCTCGGTGAGCAAGTCGATGGTGGCGGCCGTCGTCGGTGCGCTACACGGGGCCGGGGCCATCGACCTTGAGGCGCAGGTGACGGCATACGTTCCCGCGTTGGCGCACAGTGGCTACGCGGGCGCAACAGTGCGCCATCTGCTCGACATGCGCTCGGGTATCGCATTCTCCGACAACTACCTGCACCCGACCGCGGAGGTTCACGCCCTTGACGCGGCAATGGGGTGGGCGACGGGAAAAGGAGACGGCCCCGTCACGCTGCGTGACTTCCTGCTCACGCTGCGGAAGAAGTCGGCGCACGGCGGCCCTTTCGAGTATCGGTCATGCGAGACCGATGTACTCGGCTGGATCTGTGAGGTCGCCGCGGGGCAGCGGATGCCCCAACTCATGGCCGAATTGCTGTGGGGGCCCATCGGAGCGCGCTGCGACGCCACGATCGGCGTCGACGCCGCCGGCACGGGCTTTTTTGACGGCGGCATCAGCGCCTGCCTGACCGACCTGATCCGGTTCGGCTCCGTGTTCTTGAGTGATGGCGTCTCCCTGACGGGCCGCCAGGTAGTGCCGGCGGCGTGGATCGCCGACACCCTCGACGGCGGCCCGGACTCGCGGCAGGCGTTCGCCGCCGGCCCCGATGACACCGGAATGCCCGGCGGGATGTACCGCAATCAGGTGTGGTTTCCCTACCCGGGCAGCAATGTGGTGTTGTGCCAAGGCATGTGCGGCCAGCTGATCTACATCGACCGCGCCGCCGCGATGGTCGGCGCCAAGCTGTCCACCCAGTCCTATGCCGCGGACTCGCGGATGATGTCGGACACGCTGCGCGCCTTCGCTGCCATAGCGAGTGCACTTGACGGGTGA